A region of the Fibrobacter succinogenes genome:
TTGGTTTATGCATACGATGTATTTTACTTTTTGAATTACAAGAAACATCCATAGTTCATCTTCGTGAATTATCCCTTTTTTGAAGAAAAGGTTGTTTTTTAATAAGAATTTTTTGGATATGAGTTTGTTGCAGGCGTTTACAGGAAGGCGATTTTCTTGGCTAAAAAAATGAGCTCGAATATCTTTGTTGTTTTCAAATATGCGAGTAGAGTTAAAGAGTTGTTCGCTATATAAGGCCTCGTTTTGTGGACAATACATTTTCCCAATAATTGTTTCTGCTTTTGGGTGTTCCTTCAGAGAGGTAACCATTGTTTCTATGGTGTCTGAAGGAAGTTCGTCATCTGAATCTAGATAATAAAGATATTCTCCGGTAGCCTTTAGTGTTCCGACATTTCTTGCGTCTGACAGTCCGCCATTTTCTTTATGGAGGACTACGATACGTTTATCTTTGATTGCATATTCGTCGCAAATTTGCGGGCAAGCGTCGGGCGATCCATCGTCAACTAGAATAATCTCCAAATTGGTATAAGTCTGACTAACGATGCTGTCTAGGCACCTCCGTAAATACGGTTCAACTTTGTAGATGGGAACTATGATGGAAATAAGTGGATTTGGCATAGTTATTTAGTGCAAGTTCCTTTTGGTAATGTTTTGTTCGATAATCTCGATTGTTCTGCTGTGATTACTCAAGGATATATCCGTTTTAATAATTTCGAAAGCCTTGCAAACCTTGTCAAATAGTTCAAAATATATGTTGTTGACTGTTTTTGCTTTTAAACCAAGTTGTTCTGCAAGAATGCTTAAATCGTCCTTGTTTACTTTTTTGATTTCACTATGTTTACCGATTTTCATAGAAAGCTTATTTGTTAAATTAGGATAAGCTAATGTACATACGGTGTCATATAAAGGCGTGAGCTTTATGGAATTATTCTTGTACATTATGGAATAATTTTTTCCGTGTGCATCGCAGTTCCCGATAATCAAATTAAATAGAACGTATTGCAAGAAGGATTGCATTTCCAAAAGTGGAATGCTTGTTTTTGCTTTGAGCAAGTTGTATATGTCGGCAATGCTGGGACCGCCGTCATTTTGATATTTATAATCGCTTAGAATGCCAAGTGCCTGACATGTATCTTCTTGATGGATTCGGGATACTTTACCATCTTGAAAAAATCGGTCGTAACGTTCAACTAATAGAAATTCAGTGCCGTCTATTTGTCTAAATTCTGCATGCGGAACAGGTAAATTAGAATTTTCTGCCAGTTTCATACAGATATATTCATTTGCGGAAAGCGAGGACAGCTCTCCATTGCCGGTCGGCTTAATGATGTGTGTGGATGGGGCCCCCTTCCGTGGAAGGTAGAAATTGTCATCTTTGTATAGAAGGGGTAGCTTTTCCTGGGCGCCGGCGAGTGAAAGACGAAGTTCTTCTTTGACCTTGAGAAGAGGACGGGTGTTTGTGTTCTGTATATAATCTGATATTTTTTGAAGCGGAATTTGCTCGTAGTTATCCGAATTGAATTTGTAGATGTTTTTTGTCTTGTTCGGTTCGCCTTCGGGTAATATTGAAATCATCCCGGCACATTCGCCTCCGAGTTCGTTTAGCAACTTGAGCGTACTAGTTTCGGAAATGTGGAGATAGCCAGA
Encoded here:
- a CDS encoding type II toxin-antitoxin system HipA family toxin, producing the protein MRLSVYFGESLAGYLSSTAEKGIVFSYDASYLEAELPQISLSLPLSPAEYSQKQCLPFFEGLLPEGDVKRRISGYLHISETSTLKLLNELGGECAGMISILPEGEPNKTKNIYKFNSDNYEQIPLQKISDYIQNTNTRPLLKVKEELRLSLAGAQEKLPLLYKDDNFYLPRKGAPSTHIIKPTGNGELSSLSANEYICMKLAENSNLPVPHAEFRQIDGTEFLLVERYDRFFQDGKVSRIHQEDTCQALGILSDYKYQNDGGPSIADIYNLLKAKTSIPLLEMQSFLQYVLFNLIIGNCDAHGKNYSIMYKNNSIKLTPLYDTVCTLAYPNLTNKLSMKIGKHSEIKKVNKDDLSILAEQLGLKAKTVNNIYFELFDKVCKAFEIIKTDISLSNHSRTIEIIEQNITKRNLH
- a CDS encoding glycosyltransferase family 2 protein, with protein sequence MPNPLISIIVPIYKVEPYLRRCLDSIVSQTYTNLEIILVDDGSPDACPQICDEYAIKDKRIVVLHKENGGLSDARNVGTLKATGEYLYYLDSDDELPSDTIETMVTSLKEHPKAETIIGKMYCPQNEALYSEQLFNSTRIFENNKDIRAHFFSQENRLPVNACNKLISKKFLLKNNLFFKKGIIHEDELWMFLVIQKVKYIVCINQDTYIRHLNPGSIMTASSNEKRNESWSIILTEIFNRIDSLFFKKQFLKNLRQLNNIYSHITNQQKKQFKKVWTSVIKCAKQNKHPFLALSVFFHWRFFNILKGHGSGFILWFILEKIP